From the Pomacea canaliculata isolate SZHN2017 linkage group LG14, ASM307304v1, whole genome shotgun sequence genome, one window contains:
- the LOC112554868 gene encoding uncharacterized protein LOC112554868: MFGLSADDTVTSRLRYWSVTSPETLAFVYVTPDGQRFAYTRKELFSMSQRAASWLSKRNVCKSDVVLCLVPTSPEQAFIALGTALLGATVMCANMQYRDGSDISPLMKTGDVTAVVVDETDQQAIAALQTFIPNLSAPSVISEAVPSLKSVIFCNRFSQLSFLVAVAAEEEGDLADVSPDDVTTIFATSGSSGQPKLVARTHREVMTMALGYYQCSLQTHLSLKTDVNYNPSSFGWVTGYPFVYLTSGQTRVVPYIKGAPPDDEAKYTMDLMKREGVVSSFLLPQTMKTLLARADLLHCDVTWCLDLIVTGGTAIRTDIARVIGTLTARLVVVYGSTEVGIVTYKTYDDPVEVVNFKCGRPVDGMAVKIVDNNLKEVPPNTKGEVMIKHNGLFTGYLKNPDLTADATPEDGWFRPRDLAYINNEGDLFVEGRQSEVISIGSWMMYPQLLESLLMKCPGVHDVAVVAIPDKDFENIPCVCVVQDSRPEAPLLVPEDLLRACAEYFQDSFVQGNKQGELSVPKVCLVFDKFPLNPNGKVQRRALRALAVERLGL; encoded by the exons atgtttggATTGTCTGCTGACGACACAGTAACGTCTCGATTACGTTACTGGAGTGTGACGTCGCCAGAGACGCTGGCGTTTGTCTACGTCACTCCTGACGGCCAGCGGTTTGCTTACACAAGGAAGGAGCTGTTCTCTATGTCACAAAG AGCAGCCAGTTGGCTTTCTAAGCGAAACGTGTGCAAAAGTGACGTCGTTCTTTGTCTCGTTCCGACATCGCCGGAGCAAGCGTTCATCGCACTGGGCACGGCGTTGCTAGGGGCGACAGTGATGTGTGCAAACATGCAGTACAGAGACGGATCCGACATTTCGCCCTTGATGAAAACCGGTGACGTCACGGCCGTGGTTGTGGACGAGACAGATCAACAAGCCATCGCCGCCCTACAGACCTTCATCCCCAACTTGTCTGCTCCATCGGTCATCAGTGAAGCCGTTCCGTCGTTGAAATCTGTTATCTTCTGTAATCGCTTCTCACAGTTGTCCTTCTTGGTAGCTGTAGCTGCTGAGGAAGAAGGAGACCTTGCTGACGTCAGTCCTGATGATGTCACGACGATTTTCGCGACCTCTGGTAGCTCCGGGCAACCGAAATTAGTGGCCAGAACCCACAG ggagGTAATGACTATGGCGCTAGGTTATTACCAATGTAGCCTCCAGACACATTTAAGTCTCAAGACGGATGTCAACTACAACCCCAGTTCATTTGGTTGGGTGACTGGATATCCTTTTGTGTATCTAACGAGCGGGCAGACGAGGGTAGTTCCTTACATCAAAG GAGCTCCGCCAGACGATGAAGCCAAGTACACTATGGACTTAATGAAGAGAGAGGGCGTTGTTAGCTCGTTTTTATTACCGCAAACAATGAAGACGTTACTGGCACGCGCTGACCTCTtgcactgtgacgtcacgtggtgtTTGGACTTGATCGTAACTGGAGGCACTGCGATCAGAACAGATATTGCCCGCGTCATAGGAACTTTGACTGCCAGGCTTGTAGTCGTTTATGGAAGCACTGAAGTAGGGATCGTGACATACAAAACCTACGACGATCCCGTAGAG GTCGTGAATTTTAAATGCGGGAGGCCTGTAGACGGAATGGCAGTGAAAATTGTTGACAACAATCTAAAAGAAGTTCCTCCAAACACCAAAGGGGAGGTAATGATCAAGCACAACGGTCTTTTCACCGGGTACCTCAAGAACCCAGATCTCACAGCAGACGCCACACCAGAAGACGGGTGGTTCAGACCTCGAGACCTTGCTTACATCAACAACGAAGGTGACCTCTTTGTTGAGGGGAGACAATCGGAGGTCATTTCCATAGGCAGCTGGATGATGTACCCACAG CTGCTGGAGTCCCTTCTCATGAAGTGTCCGGGAGTGCATGACGTGGCTGTGGTGGCTATCCCGGACAAGGACTTCGAGAACATTCCGTGTGTGTGCGTCGTGCAGGACTCAAGACCGGAAGCCCCGCTTCTAGTGCCTGAAGACCTCCTTCGCGCATGCGCCGAATATTTTCAGGACAGTTTTGTCCAGGGGAACAAGCAGGGAGAACTAAGTGTTCCTAAGGT